One region of Camelina sativa cultivar DH55 chromosome 6, Cs, whole genome shotgun sequence genomic DNA includes:
- the LOC104793851 gene encoding agamous-like MADS-box protein AGL80 codes for MVNIMTRKKLNLSYIENDSMRKATFNKRKKGFVKKIHELSVLCGIEACAVIYSLSNSVSEVWPSNLGVKNAVGKFEMLTDMEQEKKMVNHEGFLKQNISKAMGNNKRKMKNNAERMMKEAMFELLGGKGDRFKLPNIHREDLCKYIDQYLNELYHHKNKILRQSHVEYGESSEAATNVMAPTSSVEVNFQFFPTLNVSNSLYYYPVQIKSQFSY; via the coding sequence atgGTCAATATCATGACTAGAAAGAAGCTAAACCTATCTTACATTGAAAATGATTCAATGAGAAAAGCAACGTtcaataagagaaaaaaaggtTTCGTGAAAAAGATCCACGAGCTTTCCGTACTTTGCGGAATCGAAGCATGTGCTGTGATTTACAGTCTATCCAACTCAGTTTCGGAGGTCTGGCCATCAAACTTGGGAGTAAAGAACGCCGTGGGGAAGTTCGAGATGCTGACAGATATGGagcaagagaaaaaaatggtgAACCATGAAGGCtttctcaaacaaaacatatcaaaagcTATGGGGAATaacaagagaaagatgaagaacaatgcGGAGAGGATGATGAAAGAGGCCATGTTCGAACTTCTTGGTGGGAAGGGTGATAGATTTAAGCTGCCTAACATACATCGTGAAGATTTGTGTAAGTACATTGATCAGTATCTTAATGAACTTTAtcaccacaaaaacaaaatcctaagGCAATCCCATGTTGAATATGGTGAATCATCTGAAGCTGCTACAAATGTCATGGCACCAACATCTTCAGTTGAAGTGAATTTTCAATTCTTTCCAACTCTCAATGTTTCCAACTCTCTTTATTATTATCCTGTTCAAATTAAATCACAATTTAGCTACTAA